A genomic segment from Montipora foliosa isolate CH-2021 chromosome 9, ASM3666993v2, whole genome shotgun sequence encodes:
- the LOC137970093 gene encoding uncharacterized protein, with protein MPKHRTKRRPKRRFLGNQFSKPATAIAIKSDTNEDNQPKEEACGLGSPDSSEAIKKSVSSKKLLTKGDLIEEKPFTQEPTITGFRFVDMEILSSAFSAMRCADCGDFGLVLSEKYCQRKGCASSLRVLCESCGWKHEFCTSKKQTLSYEVNRRLVYSMRFIGKGHSGAKKFCTLMNMPPPPTARAYQKNARTVAKHVKAIAKDSMSNAAKQIRDAQHAGENDVVNCGVSCDGTWQKRGYSSQNGCVIVMSIDSGRVLDAEPLSKVCKQCQRHSHLDKDSEEYRHWRADHNNCKSNYKGSAPAMEAEGADRIFRRSVITHKLRYAELYSDGDSKSFNKVKDVYSADSVQVVKQECIGHVQKRVETALRKLKKENPGLGGKGKLTDAIIDKLQNYYGIAIRSNIGDLSGMKKAVHASFFHCASSEKRDLHNHCPAGPSSWCGFQRDRNTFKHGPGLPDAVIARVKPVYQRLSEDTLLNKCLHGKTQNQNEAVNGMVWERIPKEVFVGMDLLEFGLFDAINHFNIGARAVLLLLEALKIVPGKYTEEGCRGLHTLSHIKKKFKKRT; from the coding sequence ATGCCTAAACATCGAACAAAAAGACGTCCTAAAAGAAGGTTTTTGGGAAATCAGTTTTCGAAACCAGCGACAGCGATTGCCATTAAGAGCGATACCAATGAAGACAATCAACCAAAAGAAGAAGCATGTGGTTTGGGTTCCCCGGACTCGAGCGAGGCAATCAAAAAGTCTGTGTCTTCAAAGAAGCTATTAACAAAGGGCGATCTCATCGAAGAAAAACCTTTTACACAAGAGCCGACAATAACTGGCTTTCGGTTTGTTGACATGGAGATATTGTCCTCTGCATTTTCTGCCATGAGGTGTGCCGATTGCGGGGACTTTGGCTTAGTTCTTTCAGAAAAGTACTGCCAAAGGAAGGGATGTGCTTCAAGTCTTCGTGTCCTTTGTGAAAGTTGTGGCTGGAAGCATGAGTTTTGCACCTCCAAAAAGCAAACCTTAAGCTATGAGGTAAACAGACGTCTGGTGTACTCCATGAGGTTCATAGGAAAGGGTCACAGTGGAGCAAAAAAGTTCTGTACATTAATGAATATGCCACCACCTCCAACAGCAAGGGCTTATCAGAAGAATGCAAGAACAGTTGCTAAACATGTCAAAGCAATTGCCAAGGACAGCATGTCTAATGCAGCAAAACAAATCAGGGATGCCCAGCATGCTGGTGAAAATGATGTCGTCAACTGTGGTGTTTCTTGTGATGGTACCTGGCAAAAAAGGGGGTACTCTTCCCAGAATGGTTGTGTAATTGTTATGTCGATTGATTCTGGTAGAGTCCTAGATGCAGAACCTCTCTCAAAAGTTTGTAAACAATGTCAGAGGCATTCCCATTTGGATAAAGACAGTGAGGAGTACCGTCATTGGAGGGCAGACCACAACAATTGCAAATCGAATTACAAGGGGTCTGCACCTGCCATGGAAGCAGAGGGTGCTGATCGTATTTTTAGACGGTCTGTCATTACCCACAAGCTTCGATATGCAGAACTTTACTCAGATGGTGACAGCAAAAGTTTCAATAAAGTCAAAGATGTCTATTCAGCGGACAGTGTCCAGGTTGTCAAGCAAGAATGCATAGGACATGTACAGAAACGTGTTGAAACAGCGCTGCGGAAACTCAAGAAAGAAAATCCTGGTCTAGGTGGAAAAGGCAAACTCACTGATGCAATTATTGACAAACTTCAGAATTATTATGGCATTGCCATTCGCTCTAACATTGGGGACTTGAGTGGAATGAAAAAGGCAGTACATGCAAGTTTTTTCCACTGTGCCTCAAGTGAAAAACGTGACCTTCACAACCACTGTCCGGCTGGACCCTCAAGCTGGTGTGGGTTTCAGCGGGACAGGAACACCTTCAAGCATGGCCCTGGACTACCTGATGCTGTTATTGCCAGGGTGAAACCTGTCTATCAAAGGTTGAGTGAGGATACCCTTCTAAATAAATGCCTTCATGGGAAAACTCAAAATCAAAATGAAGCAGTGAATGGAATGGTGTGGGAGCGGATACCTAAGGAAGTGTTTGTTGGAATGGACCTGTTGGAATTTGGGCTGTTTGATGCCATCAACCATTTTAACATTGGAGCTAGAGCTGTTTTGCTTTTACTTGAAGCTTTAAAAATAGTACCTGGAAAATACACTGAGGAAGGATGTAGGGGCCTACACACATTATcacacattaaaaaaaaatttaaaaaacgaacTTAA
- the LOC137970090 gene encoding uncharacterized protein isoform X1, with product MRFDCSPGNAIVTDNQKLFRHVSFCGYSVKHCSSLLVDFDNIMGLSIGILFLVILRTFDNTLCFVHSPVNPVWPSGSYALPMANTGCPEGNGFTWFSGHRREELENDHNRNEHSSSNHLKTNVGNPDITRFFCVKNTTETDVSRPEWPEGKYCIYKKGYFCPLGFHKGYVVWDDNNGENGSNRNSIDGELPEGHYDRNTMIYYCCKSTGAAEKRIPLPVIKPFYLLAFDSPTCQEVKGAVYSLEYIVFDTENSNNSDAKVYPYPYGAHLKDPTIYYCYYRECKSHFTGPVGTFSSPYFPQNYHDFHDCQWNITVLSDHVIWLQFDAFELESSPYSCGHAKCSCDYVEIKEVSLSGDVTFLGRYCMANVPLGPILSSTNMMMVTFHSDHAISAKGFNASYIALLANAGVSNKSTSERNRALSAKSSPPTRGTVQEYFINKISTPKPHRLSSKKPGNTMVEPASRSPLNHLNESSWLSKPATGQIMGLPPKYFFTVIGSFVVVITGIVFLAFKLMKRNCSPTKSYQNGQPFGLVTYNSQRNFNRSSFSSSSLTSDRKEEIYIPEKHQQMEQTESNQGCCIASEKRADRLQLSDNPLYDSHKHSNGEESRTENPLYEDNICPK from the exons ATGCGTTTTGATTGCTCTCCCGGAAATGCAATTGTAACTGACAATCAAAAACTCTTCCGCCATGTGTCTTTTTGCGGATACTCGGTGAAACATTGTTCTTCTCTGCTCGTTGACTTCGACAACATCATGGGACTATCAATCGGGATTCTCTTCTTGGTTATTCTAAGAACCTTCGACAATACTTTGTGTTTCGTTCATTCACCag tcaatCCCGTCTGGCCCTCGGGATCATACGCCCTTCCAATGGCAAACACTGGCTGTCCCGAGGGCAACGGATTTACTTGGTTTTCGGGACATCGACGGGAAGAACTTGAAAACGACCACAATAGAAATGAACACTCTTCAAGCAACCATTTGAAGACAAATGTAGGAAACCCAGATATAACACGTTTCTTTTGCGTCAAGAACACCACGGAGACAGATGTAAGCAGACCAGAGTGGCCAGAAGGAAAATACTGCATTTACAAGAAAGGATACTTTTGTCCGCTAGGATTTCATAAAGGATATGTCGTTTGGGATGACAATAACGGCGAAAACGGCTCAAACCGGAATAGTATTGATGGAGAACTCCCCGAAGGACATTATGATCGAAACACCATGAtttattattgttgtaagtCGACGGGAGCTGCCGAGAAACGAATACCTCTGCCAGTTATAAAACCTTTTTACCTGTTAGCATTTGATTCACCCACCTGCCAAGAGGTGAAAGGCGCGGTTTATTCACTGGAATATATTGTTTTCGATACCGAGAATTCTAACAACAGCGATGCAAAGGTTTATCCGTATCCTTACGGAGCTCATCTTAAAGATCCCACGATATATTACTGTTATTATAGAG AATGCAAGAGCCACTTCACTGGTCCAGTTGGGACGTTCTCTTCGCCATACTTTCCTCAAAATTACCACGACTTTCACGACTGTCAGTGGAACATCACTGTACTCTCTGATCACGTGATTTGGTTGCAGTTCGACGCCTTCGAACTAGAGTCCAGTCCCTACTCGTGCGGACATGCGAAGTGCAGTTGCGATTATGTGGAAATAAAGGAAGTATCCCTTAGTGGTGACGTCACTTTTTTGGGGCGATATTGCATGGCAAACGTGCCGTTAGGCCCCATACTTTCTTCCACAAATATGATGATGGTGACGTTTCATTCAGATCATGCGATATCGGCAAAAGGATTTAACGCCTCATACATAGCGCTTTTAGCAAATGCAG GTGTGTCAAACAAAAGCACCAGTGAGAGGAACAGGGCACTGTCAGCAAAATCTTCACCACCTACGCGGGGCACGGTTCAGGAATATTTTATCAACAAGATATCAACCCCAAAACCGCACAGATTAAGTTCCAAGAAGCCAGGAAACACCATGGTAGAACCAGCATCAAGATCACCCCTTAATCACTTGAACGAGTCCTCCTGGCTCTCGAAGCCAGCAACGGGTCAAATTATGGGTCTGCCGCCAAAATATTTCTTTACCGTTATTGGTTCCTTTGTTGTAGTGATAACTGGAATTGTTTTCTTGGCGTTTAAACTTATGAAGAG GAACTGTTCTCCAACAAAGTCTTACCAAAACGGCCAACCTTTTGGGTTGGTAACCTACAACAGTCAGAGGAATTTCAATAGATCCAGTTTCTCCTCTTCTAGTCTGACGTCAGACAG AAAAGAGGAAATTTATATTCCGGAGAAGCACCAACAGATGGAACAGACGGAAAGTAATCAAGGGTGCTGTATTGCGAG TGAAAAGCGAGCTGACAGATTGCAGTTGTCGGACAATCCTTTGTACGACAG CCATAAGCACTCAAACGGGGAAGAATCAAGAACAGAAAATCCACTTTACGAAGACAAT ATATGTCCAAAATGA
- the LOC137970090 gene encoding uncharacterized protein isoform X2, whose product MRFDCSPGNAIVTDNQKLFRHVSFCGYSVKHCSSLLVDFDNIMGLSIGILFLVILRTFDNTLCFVHSPVNPVWPSGSYALPMANTGCPEGNGFTWFSGHRREELENDHNRNEHSSSNHLKTNVGNPDITRFFCVKNTTETDVSRPEWPEGKYCIYKKGYFCPLGFHKGYVVWDDNNGENGSNRNSIDGELPEGHYDRNTMIYYCCKSTGAAEKRIPLPVIKPFYLLAFDSPTCQEVKGAVYSLEYIVFDTENSNNSDAKVYPYPYGAHLKDPTIYYCYYRECKSHFTGPVGTFSSPYFPQNYHDFHDCQWNITVLSDHVIWLQFDAFELESSPYSCGHAKCSCDYVEIKEVSLSGDVTFLGRYCMANVPLGPILSSTNMMMVTFHSDHAISAKGFNASYIALLANAGVSNKSTSERNRALSAKSSPPTRGTVQEYFINKISTPKPHRLSSKKPGNTMVEPASRSPLNHLNESSWLSKPATGQIMGLPPKYFFTVIGSFVVVITGIVFLAFKLMKRNCSPTKSYQNGQPFGLVTYNSQRNFNRSSFSSSSLTSDRELEGQLLQGKLIDNPLYHKRKEEIYIPEKHQQMEQTESNQGCCIASEKRADRLQLSDNPLYDSHKHSNGEESRTENPLYEDNICPK is encoded by the exons ATGCGTTTTGATTGCTCTCCCGGAAATGCAATTGTAACTGACAATCAAAAACTCTTCCGCCATGTGTCTTTTTGCGGATACTCGGTGAAACATTGTTCTTCTCTGCTCGTTGACTTCGACAACATCATGGGACTATCAATCGGGATTCTCTTCTTGGTTATTCTAAGAACCTTCGACAATACTTTGTGTTTCGTTCATTCACCag tcaatCCCGTCTGGCCCTCGGGATCATACGCCCTTCCAATGGCAAACACTGGCTGTCCCGAGGGCAACGGATTTACTTGGTTTTCGGGACATCGACGGGAAGAACTTGAAAACGACCACAATAGAAATGAACACTCTTCAAGCAACCATTTGAAGACAAATGTAGGAAACCCAGATATAACACGTTTCTTTTGCGTCAAGAACACCACGGAGACAGATGTAAGCAGACCAGAGTGGCCAGAAGGAAAATACTGCATTTACAAGAAAGGATACTTTTGTCCGCTAGGATTTCATAAAGGATATGTCGTTTGGGATGACAATAACGGCGAAAACGGCTCAAACCGGAATAGTATTGATGGAGAACTCCCCGAAGGACATTATGATCGAAACACCATGAtttattattgttgtaagtCGACGGGAGCTGCCGAGAAACGAATACCTCTGCCAGTTATAAAACCTTTTTACCTGTTAGCATTTGATTCACCCACCTGCCAAGAGGTGAAAGGCGCGGTTTATTCACTGGAATATATTGTTTTCGATACCGAGAATTCTAACAACAGCGATGCAAAGGTTTATCCGTATCCTTACGGAGCTCATCTTAAAGATCCCACGATATATTACTGTTATTATAGAG AATGCAAGAGCCACTTCACTGGTCCAGTTGGGACGTTCTCTTCGCCATACTTTCCTCAAAATTACCACGACTTTCACGACTGTCAGTGGAACATCACTGTACTCTCTGATCACGTGATTTGGTTGCAGTTCGACGCCTTCGAACTAGAGTCCAGTCCCTACTCGTGCGGACATGCGAAGTGCAGTTGCGATTATGTGGAAATAAAGGAAGTATCCCTTAGTGGTGACGTCACTTTTTTGGGGCGATATTGCATGGCAAACGTGCCGTTAGGCCCCATACTTTCTTCCACAAATATGATGATGGTGACGTTTCATTCAGATCATGCGATATCGGCAAAAGGATTTAACGCCTCATACATAGCGCTTTTAGCAAATGCAG GTGTGTCAAACAAAAGCACCAGTGAGAGGAACAGGGCACTGTCAGCAAAATCTTCACCACCTACGCGGGGCACGGTTCAGGAATATTTTATCAACAAGATATCAACCCCAAAACCGCACAGATTAAGTTCCAAGAAGCCAGGAAACACCATGGTAGAACCAGCATCAAGATCACCCCTTAATCACTTGAACGAGTCCTCCTGGCTCTCGAAGCCAGCAACGGGTCAAATTATGGGTCTGCCGCCAAAATATTTCTTTACCGTTATTGGTTCCTTTGTTGTAGTGATAACTGGAATTGTTTTCTTGGCGTTTAAACTTATGAAGAG GAACTGTTCTCCAACAAAGTCTTACCAAAACGGCCAACCTTTTGGGTTGGTAACCTACAACAGTCAGAGGAATTTCAATAGATCCAGTTTCTCCTCTTCTAGTCTGACGTCAGACAG agaACTTGAAGGGCAGCTTTTACAAGGCAAACTTATCGATAACCCCCTATACCATAAGAG AAAAGAGGAAATTTATATTCCGGAGAAGCACCAACAGATGGAACAGACGGAAAGTAATCAAGGGTGCTGTATTGCGAG TGAAAAGCGAGCTGACAGATTGCAGTTGTCGGACAATCCTTTGTACGACAG CCATAAGCACTCAAACGGGGAAGAATCAAGAACAGAAAATCCACTTTACGAAGACAAT ATATGTCCAAAATGA
- the LOC137970090 gene encoding uncharacterized protein isoform X3: MKVNPVWPSGSYALPMANTGCPEGNGFTWFSGHRREELENDHNRNEHSSSNHLKTNVGNPDITRFFCVKNTTETDVSRPEWPEGKYCIYKKGYFCPLGFHKGYVVWDDNNGENGSNRNSIDGELPEGHYDRNTMIYYCCKSTGAAEKRIPLPVIKPFYLLAFDSPTCQEVKGAVYSLEYIVFDTENSNNSDAKVYPYPYGAHLKDPTIYYCYYRECKSHFTGPVGTFSSPYFPQNYHDFHDCQWNITVLSDHVIWLQFDAFELESSPYSCGHAKCSCDYVEIKEVSLSGDVTFLGRYCMANVPLGPILSSTNMMMVTFHSDHAISAKGFNASYIALLANAGVSNKSTSERNRALSAKSSPPTRGTVQEYFINKISTPKPHRLSSKKPGNTMVEPASRSPLNHLNESSWLSKPATGQIMGLPPKYFFTVIGSFVVVITGIVFLAFKLMKRNCSPTKSYQNGQPFGLVTYNSQRNFNRSSFSSSSLTSDRELEGQLLQGKLIDNPLYHKRKEEIYIPEKHQQMEQTESNQGCCIASEKRADRLQLSDNPLYDSHKHSNGEESRTENPLYEDNICPK, translated from the exons ATGAAAG tcaatCCCGTCTGGCCCTCGGGATCATACGCCCTTCCAATGGCAAACACTGGCTGTCCCGAGGGCAACGGATTTACTTGGTTTTCGGGACATCGACGGGAAGAACTTGAAAACGACCACAATAGAAATGAACACTCTTCAAGCAACCATTTGAAGACAAATGTAGGAAACCCAGATATAACACGTTTCTTTTGCGTCAAGAACACCACGGAGACAGATGTAAGCAGACCAGAGTGGCCAGAAGGAAAATACTGCATTTACAAGAAAGGATACTTTTGTCCGCTAGGATTTCATAAAGGATATGTCGTTTGGGATGACAATAACGGCGAAAACGGCTCAAACCGGAATAGTATTGATGGAGAACTCCCCGAAGGACATTATGATCGAAACACCATGAtttattattgttgtaagtCGACGGGAGCTGCCGAGAAACGAATACCTCTGCCAGTTATAAAACCTTTTTACCTGTTAGCATTTGATTCACCCACCTGCCAAGAGGTGAAAGGCGCGGTTTATTCACTGGAATATATTGTTTTCGATACCGAGAATTCTAACAACAGCGATGCAAAGGTTTATCCGTATCCTTACGGAGCTCATCTTAAAGATCCCACGATATATTACTGTTATTATAGAG AATGCAAGAGCCACTTCACTGGTCCAGTTGGGACGTTCTCTTCGCCATACTTTCCTCAAAATTACCACGACTTTCACGACTGTCAGTGGAACATCACTGTACTCTCTGATCACGTGATTTGGTTGCAGTTCGACGCCTTCGAACTAGAGTCCAGTCCCTACTCGTGCGGACATGCGAAGTGCAGTTGCGATTATGTGGAAATAAAGGAAGTATCCCTTAGTGGTGACGTCACTTTTTTGGGGCGATATTGCATGGCAAACGTGCCGTTAGGCCCCATACTTTCTTCCACAAATATGATGATGGTGACGTTTCATTCAGATCATGCGATATCGGCAAAAGGATTTAACGCCTCATACATAGCGCTTTTAGCAAATGCAG GTGTGTCAAACAAAAGCACCAGTGAGAGGAACAGGGCACTGTCAGCAAAATCTTCACCACCTACGCGGGGCACGGTTCAGGAATATTTTATCAACAAGATATCAACCCCAAAACCGCACAGATTAAGTTCCAAGAAGCCAGGAAACACCATGGTAGAACCAGCATCAAGATCACCCCTTAATCACTTGAACGAGTCCTCCTGGCTCTCGAAGCCAGCAACGGGTCAAATTATGGGTCTGCCGCCAAAATATTTCTTTACCGTTATTGGTTCCTTTGTTGTAGTGATAACTGGAATTGTTTTCTTGGCGTTTAAACTTATGAAGAG GAACTGTTCTCCAACAAAGTCTTACCAAAACGGCCAACCTTTTGGGTTGGTAACCTACAACAGTCAGAGGAATTTCAATAGATCCAGTTTCTCCTCTTCTAGTCTGACGTCAGACAG agaACTTGAAGGGCAGCTTTTACAAGGCAAACTTATCGATAACCCCCTATACCATAAGAG AAAAGAGGAAATTTATATTCCGGAGAAGCACCAACAGATGGAACAGACGGAAAGTAATCAAGGGTGCTGTATTGCGAG TGAAAAGCGAGCTGACAGATTGCAGTTGTCGGACAATCCTTTGTACGACAG CCATAAGCACTCAAACGGGGAAGAATCAAGAACAGAAAATCCACTTTACGAAGACAAT ATATGTCCAAAATGA